In Brassica napus cultivar Da-Ae chromosome A3, Da-Ae, whole genome shotgun sequence, the sequence ACATAAACTGGAACTATGGGTTGCTTCCACAGACATGCAGAGCCGTGGCATCTTCGTCAGCACAATTAGCTGACATTGCATCTAGATCAGCAGAATTAGATGGTGTGTTAGCTGATGTGGCGTCTGAGATATGATTTGGCCAAAAAAGTAAACATTAGGtatgttatttaatttttttgaaagttctGGTATGTTTTAGTACGACCATATAAGTCGGGTAAGAATTGAACATATTGCGATATGTTGGACATGAAATCGTCGTTTCCCGCTTATCattcaaaaaaaagagaggaaacaATGCTTAGCTTACAATTCATTTGAAAAATTAACAAGAAGACCTTGACATATTGTTCAATATATAAACTCTAACTGGGCATCTTTGACTTGATGGGCTTTGAGGAAAGTAACCTTAggaaattatttgattatttcaactcttgtaaaacatattaacaacaaaactagattttaacccgcgctttaaaagcgcataattgtttattttttaaatatttaattttgtaacaaaaaatttgtactttaattttatataatgtgttttgtaacattatttaatagttaatttaaaaatacattatttaatagttgttttatatattttggatgatcAATatctaaaaatgttaatttggtgtaaataataattatttttttttgcaaaatttaaatcaaactCAAAGCTCATTTACTGAAAAGTTTAATATGAAAAAGAGAATTCAGCGTACTGGACTCAAATTGTATCCAGACTATGATAGATTTATTGAACCTAAGATATAGATTTTATTTACTTGTTTGAATAtttctggatttttttttaatgtaaacaTTTTTGTAACCATATTTCGGAAAATTCTTATGTGCAAAATCAGCCACATTAATTGATATGGATTGTTGCCTAAAACTATTTTAAGGATTAAGCAATTGATTAAAGTATAAAAAGATGTCATAATTATAGGAAAGTATCCATTGTAgacgattttttaaaaataaaaaatgatttacaTTTATGAATGACATGCCATTGTAAATAACACAAATAATTAAGGGCAGAATTCTATCAAGAATTATGCTTCAGTTGTATAGATGTGAAACATAAAAAAGTATCaaactaataaaatagatacattatttattttttcataataaagtTGCATAAAATTCAAGATTTGaaaaatgtattaaatattGCATCAATACAACAATAGAACAACTTGACTTGGCACATGGAATTAGCTCTTGATGCTAGCAAAACAAGCACCAAACCACTATGCCACCACATGAAAGCAATTTACTACTTCCTCCGTTCCTTAAAGatacatattctagagaaaaaaattatttctaaaaaatttattttttacattttcagtgcatgttttattaactaattgcaaacttcaaaaatcttaattgcactaattgattttttattggcttaaaattgTGGAaataagataaacacaaaaaattatgcaaatttaatttgttttattaaaatgtgtgaaaaaaaCTAGAATATGGATCTTTTAGGAACATAAGgagtactagattttgacccgcgcaggcgcgcgggtgtatattttgaaaaatatgttaatatttgtttttcatgtaattattaggatttggaaaaatgaatcagaggaacataaccgataccgatccaaaaatatagtaccaaacccgaacataaattgattaaatattctaattattcaaaattttgttatttagagaaccgaatctgatccgaaccgaagtatttgggtatccgaatttatctaaaaatagatttatatacttatatatattaattatttttagatttaacgtatataaaacatcaaaaatgatacttttaaattggtttaaatacttgaaaatatatatagatagtcaaaagtaaatatctgaaatagttaaagtatactcaaatcacaaaaaatacttaaaataattattgattccgtatccaaaattttaaatcaagccaattgatatgttaagcttaagtattatgacatatgttattcaaatttatacgtaatatattattttatttatacattttgagaaatttaaaatatataatgatttaagactttaaaaataaattagttatccaaacccaaaccaaccccgcaaagatccaaatcgaactcaaaccaaaatttagaaacattctaataaggctgaaatctttgaccccgaaaacccgaaatacaaaccgatcagaaccaagCCCGTATGGGTACccaaaagcccatccctagtcattattatatatcgtattttatcatcatataattaatcgtattttatatgtaccatcctataagtaatcatataattaatagtattttatacataccatcatataaataattacatatattatatttttaaaacttaatatgaaatataaaaaccataatttgagttggtatttcaaattgggctttgtattatatttttcttatatatattgacaatattttttataatggttattgaaaaatagtttagtaaaaattcatttttgaatatatgtatatttttgaatcaatttttgatataaatcaaatttgaattattattttgatttgaaatatgtatataaagtttaaattttgttttatggttagtttataaaaaaaaaattaggcaattagattgacccattttggtatattttaaaagtggcctagataactttcaatttttttaaaaacataagcccattactttttttattaatactactatctttgttttcaaacaaaaatatttttttttctaaagactgcaatccatgtttccaaacactccaaattttttaatagtcctattcaagtctctAAACACtctaattttgtacttgagttttaataagatagatatgtTTTCTTTGAGACATAATTTTCTCTTGCAGGAGATAGATATGACAAAATTCCAAATTTTAAACtgttaacaaaaacaataataaattaatattttcttctAATATTTAACTAAACTTAAAGGAGATATTTTATGACAaccacaaaaacaaaagataccAAAACAAGGAATATACCAGATGAAGGTACCTAGCAAAAGCATATCCCCCCAGAGACTTGGATCGATCGACAAAACCTCTTTTGCTTCAGTCACTGTCGCATTTTCAAGccaaaatatattagtttatataggTGATACATAgtactaaaaaataatatgcaATTCAATGGAGTATGGTAAACGTTTGTCAATCATCTATGTAATTAACTACATATAATCAAAACTTAACATCTTTTACACAAACCATGAACTTGTTCCAGCTTCTTTCACTATCAGTTTTGGCATTTTTCAAGCTAAACAtatcattaatttagttaaGATATTTTAATTAACGCGAGTGTGTATTTACTATTTaccttgaaaatatatacacattatGCATTAAACCGTTcgataaaaacattaaatcaaGATATAAACATTTACAAAATGTTTGAGAAATATATGCATGCATGCAACTTAATAGAATATggtcaaaatttattaatcatcttaactaatcaaaatttaacaTCTTTTAACAAACCACGAATCTGTTCCAAGGTAACGAACAAGATCATCGTGAACGGTCCTTGCCTCGTCACCGTGGGAACAAGCCCCTTATACAAAGCCATCGGTCCTTCCTCCGCCACGGTCTTCACCGCACAATCCAACGGTCCACCGTAACTCTCCGCTTCCGCATTCATCATCCTCGTCTTCACAACGTCTATCGGATTCGACGCCACCGCCGCAACAATCCCCGCGGCGAAACTCGCCGCGGCGTGCGTTCCGATTCCTCCCGGCGTTCCACGGCCTCCGGCGATCATAATTTCTTTCACGTGGTCGTACGTGGCGAGCTGAGAAGCCGTCACGATCATGGCTCGGTTCACGGTTAGCCACGAGCCACGCCATAAGCTCGAGACGCCTTCGTGCCTCACGATCCGCTCGATGGCATCCACGACGCTCTTGTAGTTTCGGCGGCGGCTTAATGGTAAACGTCCGTCAGCTTGCATTCTCACCATTGCCACGTCAGCGGGGTTCCCGACGGCGGATCCGACGGCTCCAGCGATGAGTCCAGCTGCGATCTTTGTA encodes:
- the LOC106443084 gene encoding mitochondrial uncoupling protein 6, producing MGFKPFLEGGIAAIIAGALTHPLDLIKVRMQLQGEHSFSLDQNTNHNLDLNLPVKPYRPVFALDALIGSISLLPSSTPAPSSSTRSSMTPFAVGAHIVKTEGPAALFSGVSATVLRQMLYSATRMGIYDFLKRKWTDRLTGNFPLVTKIAAGLIAGAVGSAVGNPADVAMVRMQADGRLPLSRRRNYKSVVDAIERIVRHEGVSSLWRGSWLTVNRAMIVTASQLATYDHVKEIMIAGGRGTPGGIGTHAAASFAAGIVAAVASNPIDVVKTRMMNAEAESYGGPLDCAVKTVAEEGPMALYKGLVPTVTRQGPFTMILFVTLEQIRGLLKDVKF